In one Molothrus ater isolate BHLD 08-10-18 breed brown headed cowbird chromosome 6, BPBGC_Mater_1.1, whole genome shotgun sequence genomic region, the following are encoded:
- the LBHD2 gene encoding LBH domain-containing protein 2 encodes MTEVMNTREPVMEEFALGQTPEEEGGPSSQAFPDSREKYPKLSKRLPSIVVEPTESGEVESGELRWPPEDLKSAEDKGLHGDQRACVQQQQQQMDLEDTLAHPAQDVEDSTDTLESRTEENE; translated from the exons ATGACCGAGGTGATGAACACCCGCGAGCCGGTGATGGAGGAATTCGCGCTCGGCCAGActcctgaggaggaaggaggccCTTCGAGCCAG GCCTTCCCAGACTCCCGTGAGAAGTACCCCAAGCTGTCCAAAAGGCTGCCTTCCATCGTGGTGGAGCCCACCGAGTCCGGGGAGGTGGAGAGCGGGGAGCTGCGCTGGCCTCCTGAGGACCTCAAGTCAGCGGAGGACAAAGGTCTTCATGGTGACCAAAGAGCCTGTGtccagcaacagcagcagcagatggatCTGGAAG ATACTTTAGCACACCCAGCTCAAGATGTGGAAGACAGTACAGATACTCTGGAAAGCAGAACTGAAGAGAATGAGTAG